Part of the Deinococcus sp. QL22 genome is shown below.
TCCGTCTGGGACAGCTGGATCAGCGGGCGATGTTCCTGCAGTTCACGGCGCAGGGAGTGGTGTGGCCCGACGGGCAGGAGGAAGCGGTGGACACCGTGGTGTTCGCCACCGGATACCGGGCGGACTTGGACTTTTTGCGGGGCACGGGAGCCCTGGATAGCCAGGGAGAACCCGTTCAACGTCTGGGCGTGAGCCGCACGGTACCAGGGCTGTATTTTGCGGGCCTGAGTGGGCAGCGGGCGTTGGCATCGGCGACCTTGCGGGGAGCGGGACAGGAGGCCGCACTGGTGGTTGAACAGATCGCCAGAGGGCAACCTTAGAAGTGCCTGTCTCCCATTGACAATCTTCTATGCGTTGCGTACTATACATCCATGAACTTCGATGAGACAGCCAATGTCTTCAAGGCATTGGGAGACGTGCACCGCCTCAGGGCACTGCACTTCCTGGCGACCGTCGACGCTGGCTGCTGCTCCACTGGGCAGGGCGTCTGTACCTGCGACGTTCAGGAGATGCTGGGCCTGAGCCAGCCCACCACCAGCCACCACATGAAACTCCTGGCAGACGCTGGTTTGGTCGACACCGAGAAACGGGGCAAGTGGACCTACTACACTCTCAGCGCTAAAGGCATGCTCATCGCCCGCACCGCACTGGATCAGCTGCTGGCCGCTGTGCCGCAGGAACAGAAGGAGGCCGTATGAATTGGATTGCTCTCGAACAGTTGGTCTTGGAACATCAACGTGAGCTGCGGCACGAAGCTGAGCAGCAGGGTCAAGCTCAGTGCCTGGTTCGCGTTCGTCCGCCGTTCTCTTGGCCTTGGCGCCGTGTGACTCGCCCTGCCCCGACACCTCCCTGCGCCGCCTGCTGATTTTTTCGCCGCCATCCATCGACATCTATCGATTAGGAGCTCACCATGATCCAGACCATCCCCGGCTTGACTGACCAGACCTCGACCGTCACCCTTCTGGGCGAACTGCGGGCTCAACCCCAGCGTCCTCTGGAGTTTCACCTCCATGGTGAACCGCTGGTGCCCGCGGGGTACCACGTCACCGAGGTCAAAGCCGTCACGATTGAGGCCATGGACTGCGGCGGCAAGGCAAATGCCTGGCGTGAAACGGTCATTCAACTGATGGACGGCAGTGAAAAAGAAGCCTTGGCGGGTTTCATGACCAACCGCAAGTTTTTGGCCATCTATGACCGGGTGGTGCGGCATATCCCGGTGCGGGA
Proteins encoded:
- a CDS encoding helix-turn-helix transcriptional regulator — its product is MNFDETANVFKALGDVHRLRALHFLATVDAGCCSTGQGVCTCDVQEMLGLSQPTTSHHMKLLADAGLVDTEKRGKWTYYTLSAKGMLIARTALDQLLAAVPQEQKEAV
- a CDS encoding DUF6428 family protein, with product MIQTIPGLTDQTSTVTLLGELRAQPQRPLEFHLHGEPLVPAGYHVTEVKAVTIEAMDCGGKANAWRETVIQLMDGSEKEALAGFMTNRKFLAIYDRVVRHIPVRDEAEVRFEYGNSVTPAMQYHVSHVEAQPERMIVHLRTPGVQCKAGDACGLPISDSTESADGCAPDSGCCSPAPVQLMTLG